From Pseudomonas sp. B21-028, one genomic window encodes:
- a CDS encoding N-acetyltransferase gives MTLRIERTFTPTAEDREAILVPLRAYNTAKTGGTVPELVAWLVRDEHSNEIVGGLYGRVFFRWFYIELLVVPEQARGQGTGSALMHKAEELAREKNCVGIWLDTFDFQAPEFYRKHGFTEIGQIDDYPPGHQHFFFQKRLTQPA, from the coding sequence ATGACGCTACGAATCGAACGTACATTCACCCCCACGGCTGAAGACCGCGAGGCCATCCTGGTCCCGCTGCGTGCCTACAACACCGCCAAGACCGGCGGAACGGTACCGGAACTGGTCGCCTGGCTGGTACGGGACGAACACAGCAATGAAATCGTGGGCGGGCTCTACGGTCGGGTGTTCTTCCGCTGGTTCTATATCGAGTTGCTGGTGGTGCCGGAACAGGCCCGAGGCCAGGGCACGGGGTCGGCATTGATGCACAAGGCCGAAGAGCTGGCCAGGGAGAAGAACTGCGTCGGCATCTGGCTGGACACGTTCGACTTCCAGGCGCCAGAGTTCTACCGCAAGCACGGCTTCACGGAAATCGGCCAGATCGACGACTATCCACCGGGTCACCAGCACTTCTTCTTCCAGAAGCGCCTGACCCAGCCTGCTTGA
- a CDS encoding DUF6388 family protein, with the protein MAATEQQHERALEKFLDERPELRAELDHLNPLLAQAKGETAEQYRAERLHEAFEAEAERQGLFAWELTLQLTAASPEDYQAQRMDVHREVAEMAGMDWAEYCELHGLTDDR; encoded by the coding sequence ATGGCGGCCACCGAACAGCAACATGAGCGGGCGTTGGAAAAGTTTCTCGACGAGCGCCCCGAACTGCGCGCCGAACTGGACCACCTCAACCCACTGCTGGCCCAAGCCAAGGGCGAGACAGCGGAACAGTACCGCGCCGAGCGGCTGCATGAGGCCTTCGAAGCCGAGGCCGAGCGCCAGGGCCTGTTCGCCTGGGAACTGACCCTGCAATTGACCGCCGCCTCGCCAGAGGACTACCAGGCCCAGCGGATGGACGTGCACAGGGAAGTGGCAGAGATGGCGGGGATGGATTGGGCGGAATATTGCGAGTTGCATGGGCTCACGGACGACCGCTGA
- the tusD gene encoding sulfurtransferase complex subunit TusD, with protein sequence MKFAIALFSAAHAPSSRRALLFAQAALAGGHEIVRLFFYQDGVYNADSGVVTPQDEQDLPKQWRSFVSDHQLDGVVCIAAALRRGVLNAEEAQRYQRSAVSVEAPWALSGLGQLHDAIQDADRLICFGGP encoded by the coding sequence ATGAAGTTCGCCATTGCGCTGTTTTCCGCCGCCCATGCGCCGTCCTCGCGCCGTGCCTTGCTGTTCGCCCAGGCCGCGCTGGCCGGCGGACATGAGATCGTGCGGCTGTTTTTCTATCAGGACGGTGTCTACAACGCCGACAGCGGCGTGGTCACCCCCCAGGACGAACAGGACCTGCCTAAACAGTGGCGCAGCTTTGTCAGCGACCACCAGCTCGACGGCGTGGTCTGCATCGCGGCGGCGTTGCGCCGTGGGGTGTTGAATGCCGAAGAAGCCCAGCGCTATCAACGCTCGGCCGTGAGCGTCGAGGCTCCCTGGGCCCTGTCCGGGCTCGGCCAGTTGCACGACGCGATCCAGGATGCCGACCGCTTGATCTGTTTTGGAGGCCCATGA
- the tusC gene encoding sulfurtransferase complex subunit TusC — MAKSLLLISRQSPWSGPGAREALDIVLAGGAFDLPIGLLFLDDGVHQLLAGQNAKAVQQKDLSANLQALPMFGVEDLFVCADSAAERGIDTDALALADLKVLTAPDITALIDRYDQVITL, encoded by the coding sequence ATGGCCAAGTCCCTGTTGCTCATCAGCCGCCAGTCCCCATGGTCGGGCCCCGGCGCCCGGGAAGCATTGGACATCGTCCTGGCCGGCGGGGCGTTCGACCTGCCCATCGGCCTGCTGTTTCTCGACGACGGCGTGCACCAGCTGCTCGCTGGCCAGAATGCCAAGGCCGTCCAGCAAAAAGACCTGAGCGCGAATTTGCAGGCATTGCCCATGTTCGGCGTCGAAGACCTTTTCGTCTGCGCAGACAGCGCCGCCGAACGCGGCATCGACACCGATGCGCTGGCCCTGGCTGACCTGAAGGTACTCACCGCGCCGGACATCACCGCTCTCATTGACCGTTACGACCAGGTGATCACCCTCTGA
- the tusB gene encoding sulfurtransferase complex subunit TusB, protein MSTLHVLSHSPFGDNRLTSCLRVLGDKDALLLCGDATYALQPGTAPFAQMQAASLKLFALAEDVQARGLLAPDWAKAIDYPAFVELSILHDKVNTWL, encoded by the coding sequence ATGTCGACTTTGCATGTGTTGTCCCATTCACCCTTCGGCGATAACCGTCTCACCAGTTGCCTGCGGGTCCTGGGAGACAAGGACGCGCTGCTGCTGTGTGGCGACGCGACTTACGCCTTGCAGCCCGGCACCGCACCGTTTGCACAAATGCAGGCCGCCAGCCTGAAGCTGTTCGCACTGGCCGAAGACGTCCAGGCCCGAGGCTTGCTGGCACCGGACTGGGCCAAGGCCATCGACTACCCGGCCTTCGTCGAACTGTCGATCCTGCATGACAAGGTCAACACCTGGCTATGA
- a CDS encoding TusE/DsrC/DsvC family sulfur relay protein, with the protein MNALNVGERAIALDKDGYLADRDDWSAEVATALAAAEDIELSPEHWEILELLRAFYDEFQLSPATRPLIKYTALKLGADKGNSLHLNRLFKGTPAKLAAKLAGLPKPTNCL; encoded by the coding sequence ATGAACGCGCTGAACGTAGGCGAACGCGCCATCGCGCTGGACAAGGACGGCTACCTTGCCGACCGGGACGACTGGTCAGCAGAGGTGGCTACGGCCCTGGCCGCCGCCGAAGACATCGAGTTGAGCCCCGAGCACTGGGAAATCCTCGAACTGCTGCGGGCTTTCTACGACGAATTCCAGCTCTCCCCCGCCACCCGGCCGCTGATCAAGTACACCGCGCTGAAACTGGGCGCCGACAAGGGCAACAGCCTGCACCTGAACCGATTGTTCAAAGGCACTCCAGCCAAACTCGCCGCCAAGCTGGCGGGCCTGCCCAAACCGACGAATTGCTTATGA
- a CDS encoding glycosyl transferase family protein, which translates to MTDFPSLTLETPAEHPFAQFVRILGKGKRGARDLTRDEAREAMGMVLDEQVEDTQLGAFLMLLRHKEESAEEMAGFTEALRARLDAPALAVDLDWPTYAGKKRHLPWYLLAAKCLGQNGVRIFMHGGGAHTAGRLYTEQLLGFLHIPLCRDWQQVGTALDNGGLAFMPLVDWAPQMQRMIDLRNTLGLRSPIHSLARILNPLKARCGLQSIFHPGYQAVHRDASGLLGDTTIVIKGDGGEIEINPDADSHLYGTSGGASWDEEWPRLSQQRHVKPESLDPEHLKALWRGDVEDSYPQLALVATMALALRGLGLAREEAFERARQYWDARDRSI; encoded by the coding sequence ATGACCGACTTTCCATCGCTGACCCTCGAGACTCCGGCTGAACATCCGTTCGCCCAGTTCGTGCGCATCCTGGGCAAAGGCAAGCGCGGTGCCCGTGACCTGACCCGGGACGAAGCTCGCGAGGCCATGGGCATGGTGCTCGACGAACAGGTCGAGGACACCCAGCTTGGCGCCTTCCTGATGCTGTTGCGGCACAAGGAAGAAAGCGCCGAGGAAATGGCCGGCTTCACCGAAGCCCTGCGCGCACGCCTGGATGCCCCGGCGCTGGCGGTGGACCTCGACTGGCCGACCTACGCTGGCAAGAAGCGTCATCTGCCCTGGTACCTGCTCGCGGCCAAGTGCCTCGGCCAGAACGGCGTGCGAATCTTCATGCACGGCGGCGGTGCCCATACGGCGGGTCGGCTTTATACCGAACAGTTGCTGGGGTTTCTGCACATCCCGCTGTGCCGTGACTGGCAGCAGGTCGGCACGGCGCTGGACAACGGCGGCCTGGCTTTCATGCCGCTGGTGGACTGGGCGCCCCAGATGCAGCGCATGATCGACCTGCGCAACACCCTGGGCCTGCGCTCGCCGATCCACTCCCTGGCGCGGATCCTCAACCCGTTGAAGGCCCGGTGCGGGTTGCAGAGCATCTTCCATCCCGGCTATCAGGCCGTGCATCGCGATGCCAGCGGCTTGCTGGGGGATACGACTATCGTGATCAAGGGCGACGGTGGCGAGATCGAGATCAACCCGGATGCCGACAGTCACCTGTATGGCACCAGCGGCGGCGCGAGCTGGGATGAGGAATGGCCACGGCTGTCACAACAGCGTCACGTCAAGCCGGAGAGCCTCGACCCTGAACACCTGAAAGCCCTCTGGCGCGGTGACGTGGAGGACAGCTACCCGCAACTCGCGCTGGTCGCCACCATGGCCCTGGCCTTGCGCGGCCTCGGCCTGGCGCGTGAAGAGGCGTTCGAGCGGGCCCGGCAGTATTGGGATGCCCGGGATCGATCGATTTAA
- a CDS encoding glutathione S-transferase family protein, with product MGLLVEGRWQDQWYESKDGTFQREQAQRRHWITADGSAGPTGENSFAAEAGRYHLYVSLACPWAHRTLIYRKLKGLEDLIDVSVVSYLMLENGWTFDKAHGSTGDKLDNLRFLHQRYTADTPDYTGRVTVPALWDKRQQRIVNNESAEIIRMFNSAFNDLTGNHLDLYPEHLRSKIDALNERIYPAVNNGVYRAGFATTQQAYEEAFDQLFAELDRLDALLGLQRYLAGEYLTEADIRLFTTMIRFDAVYFGHFKCNLRRIADYPNLSNWLRELYQWPGIAETVDLTHIQRHYYGSHKTINPNGIVPKGPEQDFNGAHDRARLAGKGIWGGD from the coding sequence ATGGGTTTGTTAGTCGAAGGCCGCTGGCAAGATCAGTGGTATGAGAGCAAGGACGGCACCTTCCAGCGCGAACAGGCGCAGCGCCGTCACTGGATCACCGCCGACGGCAGCGCCGGCCCCACGGGCGAAAACAGCTTTGCCGCCGAGGCCGGACGTTACCATTTGTACGTGTCCCTGGCCTGCCCCTGGGCCCATCGCACCCTGATCTATCGCAAGCTCAAGGGCCTGGAAGACCTGATCGATGTCTCGGTGGTCAGCTACCTGATGCTGGAAAACGGCTGGACCTTCGACAAGGCCCACGGCTCCACCGGCGACAAACTGGACAACCTGCGCTTCCTGCACCAGCGCTACACCGCCGATACCCCGGATTACACCGGCCGCGTCACCGTACCGGCGTTGTGGGACAAGCGCCAACAGCGCATCGTGAACAACGAATCGGCGGAAATCATCCGCATGTTCAACAGCGCTTTCAATGACCTGACCGGCAACCACCTGGACCTGTATCCCGAACACCTGCGCAGCAAGATCGATGCGCTGAACGAACGGATCTATCCAGCGGTGAACAACGGCGTCTACCGTGCCGGGTTCGCCACCACCCAACAGGCTTACGAAGAAGCGTTCGACCAATTGTTTGCCGAACTCGACCGGTTGGATGCACTGCTGGGCTTACAGCGCTACCTGGCCGGCGAATACCTGACCGAAGCGGATATCCGCCTGTTCACCACCATGATCCGTTTCGATGCGGTGTATTTCGGCCACTTCAAATGCAACCTGCGGCGCATCGCCGACTACCCGAACCTGTCGAACTGGCTGCGGGAACTGTATCAATGGCCGGGCATTGCCGAGACGGTGGATCTCACTCACATCCAGCGGCATTACTACGGCAGCCACAAGACCATCAATCCCAACGGGATCGTGCCCAAGGGGCCGGAGCAGGATTTCAACGGGGCCCATGATCGGGCGCGGTTGGCGGGGAAAGGGATCTGGGGCGGGGACTGA
- the cysG gene encoding siroheme synthase CysG, with protein sequence MDYLPLFHNLRGSRVLVVGGGEIALRKSRLLVDAGALLRVVAPEIEPQLRELVSGSGGECVLRGYLEADLDGCGLIIAATDDETLNARVSADAHKRCVPVNVVDAPALCSVIFPAIVDRSPLVIAVSSGGDAPVLARLIRAKLETWIPSTYGQLAGLAAQFRNQVKRLFPDVQQRRAFWEEVFQGPIADRQLAGQGAEAERLLREKIAGQAPHAPGEVYLVGAGPGDPDLLTFRALRLMQQADVVLYDRLVAPAILELCRRDAERVYVGKRRAEHAVPQDQINQQLVQLARQGKRVVRLKGGDPFIFGRGGEEIEELAAQGIPFQVVPGITAASGCAAYAGIPLTHRDYAQSVRFITGHLKDGTTDLPWADLVAPAQTLVFYMGLVGLPSICSELIKHGRAADTPAALIQQGTTSNQRVFTGTLANLPKLVAEHEVHAPTLVIVGEVVQLREKLAWFEGAQGQV encoded by the coding sequence ATGGACTATCTGCCACTGTTCCATAACCTGCGCGGCAGCCGCGTGCTGGTGGTCGGCGGCGGCGAGATTGCCTTGCGCAAGTCCCGCCTGCTGGTCGATGCCGGTGCGCTGCTGCGGGTGGTCGCACCCGAAATCGAGCCGCAACTGCGGGAACTGGTCAGTGGCAGCGGGGGGGAATGCGTTCTGCGCGGTTACCTCGAAGCGGACCTGGACGGTTGCGGGCTGATCATCGCCGCCACTGACGACGAAACCCTCAATGCCCGGGTGTCGGCCGATGCCCACAAGCGTTGTGTGCCGGTCAACGTGGTGGATGCGCCGGCCCTGTGCAGCGTGATCTTCCCGGCCATCGTCGACCGCTCGCCACTGGTAATCGCGGTGTCCAGCGGCGGCGATGCGCCGGTGCTGGCAAGGCTGATCCGGGCCAAGCTGGAAACCTGGATTCCCTCGACCTACGGGCAACTGGCGGGTTTGGCGGCGCAGTTTCGCAATCAGGTCAAACGGCTGTTCCCGGATGTGCAACAACGCCGGGCGTTCTGGGAAGAGGTGTTCCAGGGCCCCATCGCCGACCGCCAATTGGCCGGGCAGGGTGCCGAAGCCGAGCGTCTGCTGCGCGAGAAAATCGCCGGCCAGGCGCCGCACGCACCGGGTGAGGTCTACCTGGTGGGAGCCGGGCCGGGTGATCCGGATCTGCTGACCTTCCGCGCCTTGCGTTTGATGCAGCAGGCCGACGTGGTGCTGTACGACCGTCTCGTCGCGCCCGCGATCCTTGAGCTATGCCGGCGTGACGCCGAGCGGGTTTACGTCGGCAAGCGCCGCGCCGAGCATGCCGTGCCTCAGGACCAGATCAACCAGCAGTTGGTCCAGTTGGCCCGGCAAGGCAAGCGGGTGGTGCGCCTCAAAGGCGGCGATCCGTTCATCTTCGGGCGCGGTGGTGAAGAGATCGAAGAGCTGGCGGCCCAGGGCATCCCGTTCCAGGTCGTCCCGGGTATCACCGCGGCCAGTGGTTGTGCGGCTTACGCCGGTATTCCACTGACCCATCGCGACTACGCCCAGTCGGTGCGTTTTATCACCGGCCATCTCAAGGACGGCACCACTGATCTGCCATGGGCAGACCTGGTGGCCCCGGCCCAGACCCTGGTGTTCTACATGGGCCTGGTGGGGCTGCCGAGCATCTGCAGCGAGCTGATCAAGCACGGTCGCGCGGCCGATACGCCGGCGGCGCTGATCCAGCAAGGCACGACGTCCAACCAGCGGGTGTTCACCGGCACTCTGGCGAATCTGCCGAAGCTGGTGGCCGAGCATGAGGTCCATGCGCCGACGCTGGTGATCGTGGGGGAAGTGGTGCAACTGCGCGAGAAACTGGCGTGGTTCGAAGGGGCTCAGGGGCAGGTCTAG